The sequence AATACAATGCCTCATTACGCTGCGATCGTACGTCAATCATATTTGATGGTATAGTGCAACAATTGTACGACACCTCTAGGGTCCAGTAGCAAACCAATATGATGAACCCTCCCTCACAAAGAAAAATTAAAATTAGATTGGACCTTTTCcataaaaataaatttaaaattaaaaTGGACATATGACCTACATATCATATATAAAACTGTAGATACTGCACTTTATCTTTATTAGTCAAAAGACCGACAAATGTATACGTTGAAAAGAAAACTTGCACTGCTTTTTATAGCTCGTTCGATCGCTTGTTCTCTTTCAGCTAGAGAGGTGGTACTATGCGTTGTGTGTGAGTTCGTGTCATATTAGGCTTAGATATTTTCTTACGGCTCATTTGAGGGGTAATGGCCTGAATGTTTTCTTACGGTCTATCTGAGGGGTAATGGCCTGAATGTTTTCTTACGGTCTATCTGAGGGGTAATGGCCTGAATGTTTTTTTACGGTCTATTTGAGGTGTAATGACATGACTATTGGAGGAAAAAAAACAGATCTACCCCAAGCGCAAACGACACACGAAAGTTGTCCGAGATTTGGTATGTTTCTCTATGGCTTTGGCTGCTCCTAATTACTATAGCGCTATTGTACAGAAAGTCGTTTAGCTTTCAGATGAAAAAAAAAGAACTAGAAGAAACAGAGAAACCGGTGGAGCCACACATCAGTAGCTTCATCAGCTCCGTGCTATAGTGTTTTTCGCTACAGTGTTCTATAGTATCTGGAGCCGAAGCTGAAAGTAATATAATGTTCTAATCAGGTGACCCAAACATGCCTGATTAGCACTATAACGGTGTCCTAATCATGCCCTGGTGAAAGAGCTGTACGTTCGCTCCATTTGAGGCACCTGGAGAGATCTCCGTTCTTGGCCACGACTGCAACAGCGACCCGACCAACCTACCTCTTGTCTCCCGTCCCCTTCTTCAGGtcattttccaccgccaccaggCAGCCGAACCCCTTCTCGAGCTCGATCGACGATTGCTTGTCGAATCACTTCCTTCAACTCGCCTCTGCAGCGGCCTTGCCGGTGCCGGTGCCGGTGCCAGTTGCCACTGCCAGGCtgcccgccgccaccacctctccTCTCCATTCCATAAAACAGAAACATGAATGGGAGCAGAGCAATAGATGAGGAGTACAATATGGTCAATTAAAGGGTGCAAGTACTCCTCGACAGTGCAGCATTTAAGAAAACAAATTGACCTCCATAGCTCCCGCTCGCCATTTCCCCCCACTATAAATACTCGCTGCCATGCCATCTCTTCTTCCACACCACAGTCCACAGGCACCAGCACCACCAGTCACCACTCCTCCGGCTCCGAGCTGAGGAAGGGAAGGGAAGTCAGAGCCGCAGCTGCAGACCGTCGTCACCGAGACGAGACAGTAAGCGCTCTCGCTCCTAGTACAACACTTCCATTACTTTACTAGGCGGTAGCATAGCATCAATCAATCAAAATCTATGGTGTATGTATTAATAGTGATTAGCCTTGCTGAAGCTTCACGGTGCGTGATGAGCCGAGGCAGCAGCAAGGGTGGGAAGGGCGGGGGGCTGGACCTGAAGCTGCACCTGTctcccccggcggcggcggcggcggcgtcctcCGACGAGGAGTGgtcgtcttcgtcgtcgtcgccgccgccgagctcgTGCCTGTCGTCGTCGGAGGGCGAGCGGGAGCCGCGGCCGCAGATCCACGGGCACGGGCTGCAGTGGTCCGACAGCCCGGAGGCGACGCCCATGGTGCTGGCGGCCTGCCCGCGCTGCCTCATGTACGTGATGCTCTCCGAGGCCGACCCGCGCTGCCCCCGCTGCCGCAGCCCCGTCCTCCTCGACTTCCTGCACCACGCCGCCGCAGCCGccacccgcagcagcagcagcatcaacgtcagccGGCGGGAGGACGGCGATCACAGCCGCAGTAGCACCAGCGGCGCCGGTGGCCGGAGGAACAGGAGGGCGTGACCATCCGCAGTTCCACACCGCACGGCACTATCGAAAATCCACAAGTTTCCCCCTTTTTTTCCCCATTATCATTACCACTAGTTCTATCAATCAGTACCAGCAGTAGCTTCGGTTTCGCTCAGCAGTCCGTCCGTTTCCCAACAGGAATGAAACATGAGCTCTAGATCCCTCCCTGCTTCTTCTTCCCGGCCGGAGCTCTACATAAAAACTGGAAGCGTTCGCCGGTTTTCCGATGTTCACGTTGGATGGGGAAGTCGTCGTGATCGATACGTCGAACGACAATCATATATTTGAGCTGCAGCCTGCAGCTGATCTGCGACatttttttctttctttgttGGAGATGGTGGCGTATCCTTGTCAAGCTAGGAGAAGTAGAAAAGAGACGAGCATAGCATTTTTTTCTCAGAGCCTGGCTGCAATTGCAACGAACGATCGATAGCGGAGCAGGTGAGACCGTGACTCTGTCTCTACTCTCAACGTGAGAGGAGAGTAGCAAACGCAGGAAGGAACTGGTACGCATTGTATGACGCGACGCAATGAAGAGGCGAATTAAATTCCGGGACGCCACCCTCCATGAACCAGCACGCTTCCATCTGAATATTGCGAGCATCGCCCACCTTAATTGCCGCTGCACCCCCCGGCCCCTTGGTCAACTTTGCCACCACCACCGCCGGACGATACATTAAATCATGGCCAATTCATATATGTATATAGATATAGATTGTATATTACGAGCCTTGATATTCTAATAACTAAAGAAAACCCTGGCTCAATGGTGTCATTCGGTTCATCTGAATCAGAGTAGTCTCATACGGTATCAGTGTGCAAACAAATTAAGTTACAGTAGCTAGACCAGTTGAACGAGCCGAGCCGACCAGATAGATACAGGGTCGCAAACACGCCCTAACTGCGCTTGAAGAGTGACCTTTCAAGAACCGAACGTTCCCACATCTAGCTAGCAGGCAGCTTCACTTTCTCTCCCAGTGCCAGACAACGCTCCGGTGCTTGCTTCTGGTTGTAAAAATAGCGAAGCCCACGTACGGAAGGAGGGCCAACGGGATGGCACGCCCTTCAGCGTCGGCATGAATAATGGGACGTACTAATGGGCTGAAGCGGAAGCCGGCACGAGAAACCAAAACCCTCGACGGCCGGCCGGGGCAGGAAGAAATGGATGCAACGTCTACCAAACCTCTGATGTCACCGGCCATTGATGATGATGCGTCCGTATGAGATGATCCCAGTCGAATGTATGTAATGTATGACAAAATTAAACTAAAACACGTGCTTTGCTGCGCCATGAGCTGATGAGCATATGGCAGGGCAGAGAGTCAGAACGAGCTGTTGCCCGTCACCAGTCACCAGTAGTCACAATCGACCAGAATTCACCAATGCAAACTAATGCAGGGTGTGCCAGCGTCAGGCGACTTTTGCTGCGCGCGGCAGCAGAAGATAGCCCAGAAGGATTATGTGGCTGAAAACAGAAACCGTCAAGGGTCAGAGGTTGAAGTGATGGAGTAAACAAAAACGACAACTTTTTCTTTCAAACcaaaccaaaaaagaagaagaagaagaagaagaagaagatgcaaaCTTCTTTGCGTACCTTGTAACCGGTTGTTTCATTGAGCTTTGAAAAAGGATGCACGATATCAAGTTCACTTCCATCCAAATGCACGATATCAAGTTCGTTCCCACCGTACCAGCCACACTGCTGCTTCTGACACACTGATCCACGATACCAAATTCTCTGTTCTGCTCAAGTGGCTTAGCATAATTCTCACTAGATATTGGACCTTCCTTACGCCCGCGATAGGTAAATGGTTTCCCAGGGCCACGGGCGAGCAGCACTGAAGTACTTCTCCACAGATTGATCTGATGAATCTCCCCCCTCTTGCGCCTCAATCCCATGGTTCTCGGATCAAGACGGTGTGCGTGCATGAATCTACTGCGGTATTCGGACGAGAATGCAGATGCGTTGATCCTAGTTGCGGCTACTTACCTGGACTCGCGACGCTTCGCCTGCGTTGGATTCAGATGCGAGAGCAGGATTGGTCGATTGTTTCGGTGCTTTCGCTTCGATTGCAGACCCGCAGTTGCTTGGTCTCCTCATCCAAGCGTCGGGCAAGGCAACCGGAAAGAAGAGGGGTTCGCCCCTGCACCTGGGCTGGATCGTCCTTCAGCTTAAAGAAAATTATGGCCCAACCGAACCTTAATGGGCCAGAGGCACGGATAAGCATCGGCCGCGCTTTTTTTTAGTAGGCCCAAACGAACAGGACGGCCCCACGGGAGATCTAGATAACTCTGCTGGCATCGTAGGGATTCATCCTCACTCGGTCACTCCACAGTCCACACCACCAGGCACTCGGCTCAAGACAGCACCGCCAGCCACCAGCCACCAGCCACCGAGCTGTATCGCCGGAACAGCGCCGATTATCTAGCACTAGCAGAGGTACGAGACCAATGAGACCTTCCACGGCTGGCGCTCTGGCCGCCGCGGCCCTCGTCGCGACGCTCTTGCTGAGCGTCGGCGCCACCCCGGAGACGAcgtgcgcggcggcggcggcccgcgACCGGCGCGTGGACTACGGCTTCTGCGTGTCGAGGCTGAGCCACCACCACGACAGCCCCGACGCGGACACCTGGGGCCTGGCCAAGGTGGCCGCCGACGTGGGCGTCGCCACCGCCGGGGACGCCGTCTACGACATCAAGGCCCTGCTGGCCAAGCCGCCGCCCGACGCCCAGGCGCGGGCGGCGCTGGAGCAGTGCCAGAGGCTGTACGACGCGGCGGAGATGGCGTTCGCGGAGGCGTACGACGGGATCAACCGGCGCGACTACGCGGCGGGCAAGGGCAAGGCCGCGGAGGCGGCTGCCCTGGCCCGCCGGTGCGACGACGCCTTCGCGCGGGCCGCCGTGCGCCCGCCGCCGCAGGTCGCGCGGTGGGGCGAGGAGTCCTCGAAGATTGCGGTCGTCTGCACGGCCATCACCGACCTCATCGGCTGAGCGATGGGTACTACCGGTCAGGGCCAGCTGATGCGCTGGCTGCGTCGTCGTGATCCGCGGGCGTGTTGTCTTGTGATCCGTTGGTTACACGCCACGCCAGCCAGAGCCAGACAAAACGCGGACGAACTTGTGAATTGTTATGGTGGAATAAAAGCGTTTTATTTCTGCGCGCTGTTACTGTTCATCTCTTTGGAAAGCCTCGTCGTTCTGCTATTACTACTGCCAAGTGCGACCTGTATTATTCATCAAGCCCTGCTTATTTTTCCGCAAAGTTCCATAAACAAACAATGTGGAGACTGTTTTTGTTGACAGCCCTGTGTAAAGGCCGCTACTGCCAGCAGTTACTCACGCGTCAGGCCACCAGAATTGGAGGGGATGCCGCTGCGGGCGCGCCTGCGCACACTAGGGCCTGATTGGTGTCTCTCTTTGCTTGCATGAATACTCAATGATTAAAATCTATTAAGTAAAATATTTAATAAACACTAATTATGTAATAAAATTATTTAATAGACATCAATTACATGTAAAAATTATTTAACACACATTAATTACATGTAAAAATTATTTAACACACATTATCTGTTAATAGACACTAGTTATATGTTAAAATCAATTGGTAGACATTAGTTACATTTTAAAATCAATTAATAGACAATAATTACATGTTAGTATATACTAAATATATGTTAAAAGACACTAATTACATATTAAGAGACATTAATTATATTTATATGTTAATTGGAACTAATTAATACATTAATAGAAACTAAATACATGTTAAACTAAACTAATAGACACTAATATCTACTATATAAATCACCAGCTACATAAATTAAAATTATGTAAAACGAGTATTTGAATCTTGGTTGTTAGCTCCACATTCACACTCACCTAATcaatagaatatatatatatatatattgtgtcTTATTCAAACGACTACTCATACGATATATAGAACCCATTGCAATACACAAGTAACCCGTGGCAATACACAAGCAACATACGTGTTACATGTTGAGAGACACTAATTATATGTTAAATCAATTAATGGATACTAATTATATGTTAAAACATTTAATAGACACTAAATAAATATTAATAAACACTAATTATATGTCAATAAACATTAGTTATATATTGATGTTCCACGTTTTTTCAAAAAAACAGAACAATGGTAATTTTCCTTCTTTCTTTGTTCTCTGTGAGGAGCCAATGGTCATTATGCATTACGATCTTATTTGCTACAGAGATAAGTGTCCCTCTATGAAAAGTACTACGAATATTTATACTATTTTCTATGAAGTTAAATTTAAGATTTATTTGACTTCTCGAACACATGTTCACATCTGCGGCCCCGAAAAAACAGAAAGAAAATCCAAACTGGCAGAGAAGTGTGGGCATGCTCAATTGGATTTGGAAGCCTTCGGCTACTTGGTTTGCTATAAAGCGAGTCATTGATGGATTTATGGGCTGTATGTATGGAAAGAAAAGATCCAAACAGCCCATTCTATCGACAGGCTAAAACGGTACGATAGGGCCCACGAGTTGGGATCCACGGCTATATAAGGGGCAGAGGCGTCATCAAACGTGACTGCCCACACTTCAGTCTTGTCCGGTTGTCCCATCACAGCTAAAGCAAAACCACCACCCATCGAGCTGATCCTGATCATCACTCTTTTCCCGACACAAAGAGGGCACCAAGAATCCCCTCCATCGACGACGAAGGCGATGGCGCCGCTGCCGCAGGCCGTCCACCTCCTCCTCGCCTTCGCCCTCGCGCTTGGCTGCCTGGCGGGCGGCGCCACCGCGACGGTGGTGACGACGTGCAGGGCGGCGGCGGACAGCGACGCGCGCGTGGACTACGCGTTCTGCGTCGCCGAGCTGGGCATGCACCGCGAGAGCCCCGACGCCGACACCTGGGGCCTCGCCAAGgtggccgcgctgacgggcgtcAACAACGCCGACAACGCCGTGTACGACATCAAGGCCCTGCTCGCCAACAAGAGGCCCGACGGCCCGACGCGCGCGGCGCTGGAGAAGTGCGGGAGGCTGTACGGCTCCGTCGGGTTCGCGTTCGCCGAGGCGGACGACGAGATCAACAaccgccgctacgccgccgggaaGGCCAAGGTCGCGGAGGCGGTGTCCCTCGCGCGCCAGTGCGACGACGCCCTCGCCGTGGCCGCCGCCGTCCCGTCGCCGCTGGCGCAGCACAGCTCCTACAACGTGCGGATCGCTGATATCTGCATCGCCATCACTAACCTCATCAAGTGAATACTATATATGGTACTGTACATTTACGGAAACACATGAGTACCAATACCATGGTGTGCGTCCAGTACGTGGTCGATCGAGTTGACAGGTGTGACACGACACGACTTCAAAGTTTGTACCTTTAGAAAACTTTGTATACAAATAATAATAAAGGAGTTCTGTTATTCTAGTGTGTCGAGTAAAGTTAACTCCGCTCTCCCCAATTATTTTGGCTGCACTACTGGCGCAAAAAAAAACTTCAGCAGAATTATTTTTCCTtagatttttctttttatttttttccaACTCTCCCTCAAACAAAGAGTCTGATTACATAGGTTTTATACAAATATAAGAAGATAGTTGTTGCCACATAAAAAAATTTTCCAATGTAGGAATTAAACAACACCAACAAATTCCTAGTATCAAAGAATTGTTGGAGAACATTTGGCGCAACAACATAGACAATCAAAGAATGGAGAAAAACGCTAGGCTGGCATGCAAACCCACTAAGCCCGTTCCACCACTCGGAACCTGCTAAGTTGGCTCGTTTGTTTGGTCCCGATCACTCGAGCTCGTGAAACCCGGCTTAGTCAAATTTCAAACCGGATTAGTCGGGTTTTCTATTGAGTTTGAACCAATTTGGTTCGAACCAATTTGTTTTTTGAATTGGTTTTAGATCTATCGTTGATGCGGGAAACTTAGATAACATGTTTTAGACTTATTTTTTACAGGGACATGTATATGAGGAACATGGCTGATTaggatcccaacttataatcatcaAAATACACAACACCTACATATTTTATCATACTTTAACTCTAACATGTTGTTTGTCACATCTCTTGATGAGATTTGATGGTGTTCTAGATATCCTTGTCGATCTTAGGACAACCTCTACATACTCCTCGTGATACATCTTCCCTAGAGGTATATGGGAGTCTAATAGACAAAAAATAGGCTCAACAATGGCCTAACCGCCCCCTGATCGGTTACATCGATCCACTATGTTCTTATTGCGATCAAGATTGTTTGCAACCTTGGATGTGCTAGCCTTTGCTAGCGTATGATTTGGGATTCATCTCGActtcaacacactttttggcgacttaGTGGAGAAGAAGAATATCTAATCCACCAACAACTTGTTGGATGATGGAAAGACCAACAGAAAGCAAGATCACAATGAGCACTTGAATCCCAAACATCATTCATCTTATGGCAATCGAAGAGCTTCCTAATGAGCTTCATTAGAAGATTTAGGCCAAACATGATGTTGGTCTAGGAGCTTTCCGTGAAAGTTGCACTAATGATCAGTGGGACAAGGTCACTCAATTCCATGAGCCTAATTTCGGTGACTCTATTGCTTCCACATTTTCTACACTGAAGGTAAATGATAAGGAAAATATGGTGATGATCCCTACCATGTCCATGCTAGCTATGCTAAGGGCATAAAATTAACAATTaatgataataatattatgagtaCTGTTTAATACAATAATGTAACATTTTGATAGATTATATGGTAAGACTACCAATTATGTTGATGAACCAACCTCTAAGCAATCTAAATTTTGCACGCCATACAATTTTTATGACAATTAGGGTTTATATGCATGGATATTAAAGCCAAATTGGCCCCTATATCATTTAAAACCAATAAAGCCAATTTAGGTGGAAATAGCACATCTTTGCCGATAGTCACCATTGTCCAAAACTAGGTCATAACACATGAACCAATCATAGACCAACTGTGAGTCGAGCTTCGACAGTGTATAAAACGGTCCTTCCCAACTCGCCAAAGCCACAAAGTCAATTTTTATATGTTTAGTAATTCACATGTGGCTCCAGTTATCGATTAAACCCTAAACCTTGAATCGGTTTAGAAATGAATTGTCTAGATCCATAGAAAGTTTCTTGGACGTGCAAAATAAGCCTAGTAGGAGCACTTATTATAACACATACCCTTTGCGGTTTGATTCCTTGAAGGCTCTCAAATGTTGGTGGGTACTGGATTTTTATAAATCTAGTGGCGATGATAGTAAATCTACGTCGCTTGCTCAAATATATGGGCCAAGTTGATACCATGGATTTTTATGAGTGTTTCAcatttttctttgtcttttttTTTACTAGTACAACTATTCTTGCTTGGTTTACATCTTTATCCGCTTGCTCTATTCTAGTCTTTTTATTCATATTTTGAAGAGGCTTCATAACAATCCTCGCAAAATCCATTTCACTAGAATTTTGTAGATTTTTTTTTGCAGGAACCAAAGACGCCTTAAACAAACGAAATCATTGCGGACTGGGCACGAGCTCGTTGAGAGAACTCCAAAAAAAAACTCTCTATAAtctttataattaataagaataatttttttaaaaaaatacctTTCAACGGTTTATCTAAATGAGTATCAAAATATAATCATCTTCTATTATATGTTTTTTTCGCCAGCCAAAAATATGAAAGCGAATGATTCTCTAGAATACAAATATGATATGTGAAATCTATTAGAGATTGAAAAGATATTAAAAGTGATTTTACAAAAATGACTCTTTAGATAGTAAAATATAGAAATAATCTCGGAGAAAATCTAATACCGGCCGGTGGCGTCGCTTTTGCATAAAGCTGTGGGGGCGCCCGAGCTCCAGCAGCGCGCTCCTGGTCAAGCACAAAAAGCTCCGGGCGTCGTTGCCCGCGCGCGACGCGGCGGCAGGAGCTGGTGGCGCGTGCACCACCGTCCGTTCGCGGCCGGCCCGTGGCGTCCGCGTCCCGCTTCCTCTCATCTCATCGGCGAAAGGTGAAGCGGACAGGATGCTGTTAGCGATCGGCCGAAAAGCTAGGAATTGCGTGCTGTTCGTTTGCGCTGCCCGCGCGCCTACGGCCTACCCCCCCTTTATTTGTGTGCGGAACGCAGGATAATACG is a genomic window of Zea mays cultivar B73 chromosome 5, Zm-B73-REFERENCE-NAM-5.0, whole genome shotgun sequence containing:
- the LOC103627243 gene encoding uncharacterized protein isoform X1, with amino-acid sequence MISLAEASRCVMSRGSSKGGKGGGLDLKLHLSPPAAAAAASSDEEWSSSSSSPPPSSCLSSSEGEREPRPQIHGHGLQWSDSPEATPMVLAACPRCLMYVMLSEADPRCPRCRSPVLLDFLHHAAAAATRSSSSINVSRREDGDHSRSSTSGAGGRRNRRA
- the LOC103627243 gene encoding uncharacterized protein isoform X2; translated protein: MSRGSSKGGKGGGLDLKLHLSPPAAAAAASSDEEWSSSSSSPPPSSCLSSSEGEREPRPQIHGHGLQWSDSPEATPMVLAACPRCLMYVMLSEADPRCPRCRSPVLLDFLHHAAAAATRSSSSINVSRREDGDHSRSSTSGAGGRRNRRA
- the LOC100286335 gene encoding pectinesterase inhibitor domain containing protein precursor; translation: MRPSTAGALAAAALVATLLLSVGATPETTCAAAAARDRRVDYGFCVSRLSHHHDSPDADTWGLAKVAADVGVATAGDAVYDIKALLAKPPPDAQARAALEQCQRLYDAAEMAFAEAYDGINRRDYAAGKGKAAEAAALARRCDDAFARAAVRPPPQVARWGEESSKIAVVCTAITDLIG
- the LOC103627244 gene encoding pectinesterase inhibitor 8 — protein: MAPLPQAVHLLLAFALALGCLAGGATATVVTTCRAAADSDARVDYAFCVAELGMHRESPDADTWGLAKVAALTGVNNADNAVYDIKALLANKRPDGPTRAALEKCGRLYGSVGFAFAEADDEINNRRYAAGKAKVAEAVSLARQCDDALAVAAAVPSPLAQHSSYNVRIADICIAITNLIK